A window of the Oncorhynchus mykiss isolate Arlee chromosome 15, USDA_OmykA_1.1, whole genome shotgun sequence genome harbors these coding sequences:
- the LOC110490276 gene encoding neural Wiskott-Aldrich syndrome protein isoform X2: MSGHLPQRRPANNGSILLTPQENDCLFNYLGRKCTSLCSAVVQVYAADRNSAWTKRCCGVACLVKDNPARSYFIRVFDIKEGKTVFEQELYNNFSITVSKSYFFTFAGDSCQMGLNFASEEEAKHFRVAVGDLLGRRQRKSGPALPMATVDIKNPEINTVSRFHGHTSQTNMVSSSFNNNNRKEKKVKGKKGKKLTKADIGTPSNFQHVGHVGWDPNTGFDLNNLDPELKNLFDMCGISEAQLKDKETSKVIYDFIEKKGGVEAVKIELRRQAPPPPPSRGGPPPPPPHQTSGPPPPPIRGRGAPPPPPPSRAPTSAPPPPPPSRTGMGAPPPPPTRGPLPPPPQPSHASLAPHAPPPPPPPSSAPAGMGSGAPPPPPPPPGPPPPPMLLEADGGGGGAGKPSALLSQIREGAPLKKVEQKERPVSTSTGRDGLLEQIRQGKQLKAVTDEPVSGGPASPSAGIVGALMEVMQKRSKAIHSSDDDDDDDEEEDFEDDDEWDD, from the exons TCGCTGTGTTCTGCAGTGGTGCAGGTATATGCAGCAGACAGGAACTCAGCTTGGACCAAGAGGTGCTGTGGTGTGGCCTGTCTGGTCAAAGACAACCCAGCACGATCCTACTTTATCAGGGTGTTTGACATCAAG GAGGGTAAAACCGTGTTTGAGCAGGAGCTCTACAACAACTTCTCAATCACCGTTTCCAAATCTTACTTCTTCACGTTCGCAGGAGAT tCGTGCCAGATGGGACTGAACTTCGCAAGCGAGGAGGAGGCCAAGCATTTCCGAGTCGCCGTGGGAGACCTGCTGGGGAGACGACAGAGAAAATCTG gcccgGCCCTGCCCATGGCCACGGTGGACATCAAGAACCCAGAGATCAACACTGTGTCACGGTTCCACGGACACACCTCTCAGACTAACATGGTGAGCAGCAGCTTCAATAACAACAACAGGAAGGAGAAGAAGGTGAAGGGAAAGAAGGGCAAGAAGCTGACCAAGGCAGACATCGGAACGCCCAGCAACTTCCA GCACGTTGGCCACGTCGGCTGGGACCCTAACACAGGCTTCGAT ctGAACAACCTAGACCCGGAGCTGAAGAACCTGTTTGACATGTGTGGCATCTCTGAGGCCCAGCTGAAGGACAAGGAGACCTCCAAGGTCATCTATGACTTCATTGAGAAGAAGGGAGGCGTGGAGGCAGTCAAGATCGAGCTCCGcagacaag cccccccaccccctccttccAGAGGTGGACCAccaccccctcccccacaccAGACTTCCGGCCCCCCGCCCCCACCCATCAGGGGAAGGGGcgcacctccacctcctcccccctccagagCGCCCACCTCagccccaccaccacctcccccctCCAGAACAGGCATGGGagctccacccccacccccaaccaGAGGccctctgccccctcctccccagCCTTCCCATGCCTCCCTGGCTCCCCATGCCCCACCTCCTCCCCCGCCTCCCTCCTCCGCCCCAGCAGGTATGGGTTCCGgagcaccccctcctcctcccccgccTCCCGGCCCTCCTCCCCCACCCATGCTGCTGGAAGCTGATGGAGGGGGTGGTGGTGCTGGTAAGCCCTCAGCCCTGTTGAGCCAGATCAGGGAGGGGGCTCCGCTGAAGAAGGTGGAGCAGAAGGAGAGGCCCGTTTCCACCAGCACCGGCCGAGACGGTCTCCTCGAACAGATACGACAGGGGAAGCAGCTAAAGGCT GTGACTGACGAACCAGTGTCAGGAGGACCCGCCAGTCCCTCAGCCGGCATCGTAGGAGCTCTGATGGAAGTGATGCAGAAGAGGAGCAAAGCCATCCACtcctcag atgatgacgacgatgatgatgaggaagaggacTTTGAGGATGATGATGAGTGGGATGACTAG
- the LOC110490276 gene encoding neural Wiskott-Aldrich syndrome protein isoform X1, with translation MSGHLPQRRPANNGSILLTPQENDCLFNYLGRKCTSLCSAVVQVYAADRNSAWTKRCCGVACLVKDNPARSYFIRVFDIKEGKTVFEQELYNNFSITVSKSYFFTFAGDSCQMGLNFASEEEAKHFRVAVGDLLGRRQRKSEKRRDPPGQNGPALPMATVDIKNPEINTVSRFHGHTSQTNMVSSSFNNNNRKEKKVKGKKGKKLTKADIGTPSNFQHVGHVGWDPNTGFDLNNLDPELKNLFDMCGISEAQLKDKETSKVIYDFIEKKGGVEAVKIELRRQAPPPPPSRGGPPPPPPHQTSGPPPPPIRGRGAPPPPPPSRAPTSAPPPPPPSRTGMGAPPPPPTRGPLPPPPQPSHASLAPHAPPPPPPPSSAPAGMGSGAPPPPPPPPGPPPPPMLLEADGGGGGAGKPSALLSQIREGAPLKKVEQKERPVSTSTGRDGLLEQIRQGKQLKAVTDEPVSGGPASPSAGIVGALMEVMQKRSKAIHSSDDDDDDDEEEDFEDDDEWDD, from the exons TCGCTGTGTTCTGCAGTGGTGCAGGTATATGCAGCAGACAGGAACTCAGCTTGGACCAAGAGGTGCTGTGGTGTGGCCTGTCTGGTCAAAGACAACCCAGCACGATCCTACTTTATCAGGGTGTTTGACATCAAG GAGGGTAAAACCGTGTTTGAGCAGGAGCTCTACAACAACTTCTCAATCACCGTTTCCAAATCTTACTTCTTCACGTTCGCAGGAGAT tCGTGCCAGATGGGACTGAACTTCGCAAGCGAGGAGGAGGCCAAGCATTTCCGAGTCGCCGTGGGAGACCTGCTGGGGAGACGACAGAGAAAATCTG aAAAGAGACGTGACCCTCCAGGTCAAAATG gcccgGCCCTGCCCATGGCCACGGTGGACATCAAGAACCCAGAGATCAACACTGTGTCACGGTTCCACGGACACACCTCTCAGACTAACATGGTGAGCAGCAGCTTCAATAACAACAACAGGAAGGAGAAGAAGGTGAAGGGAAAGAAGGGCAAGAAGCTGACCAAGGCAGACATCGGAACGCCCAGCAACTTCCA GCACGTTGGCCACGTCGGCTGGGACCCTAACACAGGCTTCGAT ctGAACAACCTAGACCCGGAGCTGAAGAACCTGTTTGACATGTGTGGCATCTCTGAGGCCCAGCTGAAGGACAAGGAGACCTCCAAGGTCATCTATGACTTCATTGAGAAGAAGGGAGGCGTGGAGGCAGTCAAGATCGAGCTCCGcagacaag cccccccaccccctccttccAGAGGTGGACCAccaccccctcccccacaccAGACTTCCGGCCCCCCGCCCCCACCCATCAGGGGAAGGGGcgcacctccacctcctcccccctccagagCGCCCACCTCagccccaccaccacctcccccctCCAGAACAGGCATGGGagctccacccccacccccaaccaGAGGccctctgccccctcctccccagCCTTCCCATGCCTCCCTGGCTCCCCATGCCCCACCTCCTCCCCCGCCTCCCTCCTCCGCCCCAGCAGGTATGGGTTCCGgagcaccccctcctcctcccccgccTCCCGGCCCTCCTCCCCCACCCATGCTGCTGGAAGCTGATGGAGGGGGTGGTGGTGCTGGTAAGCCCTCAGCCCTGTTGAGCCAGATCAGGGAGGGGGCTCCGCTGAAGAAGGTGGAGCAGAAGGAGAGGCCCGTTTCCACCAGCACCGGCCGAGACGGTCTCCTCGAACAGATACGACAGGGGAAGCAGCTAAAGGCT GTGACTGACGAACCAGTGTCAGGAGGACCCGCCAGTCCCTCAGCCGGCATCGTAGGAGCTCTGATGGAAGTGATGCAGAAGAGGAGCAAAGCCATCCACtcctcag atgatgacgacgatgatgatgaggaagaggacTTTGAGGATGATGATGAGTGGGATGACTAG
- the LOC110490277 gene encoding leiomodin-2, with protein MNGFGYRRELSKYEDVDEDELLASLSPEELAELEMELADIDPDANVPIGLRQRDQTEKTPTGTFSRDSLLKYWEKETKRILEDERGEASSPKQDDDDDAEKSEEECVTESNSEAEEDDENKKENKDYEEEEEEESEEEEAETEDEEDKEEPEEERPEAAPPKDPGPPSPLSVVISSPSLLRPPRVEPMRLTPPPPPLDPNADGNPTVVDEALERVLNNDPELKEVNLNNIEDISQDTLIQFAEALRSNTHVCVFSLANTHADDPVALAIAKTLCENTSIVSLNIESNYVTGKGVLAMVQALPSNSTLTELRFHNQRHMCGGQVEMEMVKVLRENHALIKLGYQFHLPGPRMSMTGILTRNMDRQRQKRLQEQRQNQQAGPEGAINPRTTALLKATPGSSPYGSPRVSPWQSPKLPKKQTPPAPPPPPPPPPPPPPPPPSLPCQPPAEKKKPTRKIAEVIRLHEEVVKKQGKGKGKKGKKGLKETNSILKELKNALRPVAENRDQEHSRPPTPLRSSHDQLMDSIRNASVRSLRKVEVPQRKFVFVPDEETS; from the exons ATGAACGGTTTTGGGTACCGTCGGGAGTTGAGTAAGTATGAGGATGTGGATGAGGATGAACTACTGGCTTCTCTCAGCCCAGAGGAGCTagcagagctggagatggagctgGCAGACATTGACCCTGATGCCAACGTGCCCATCGGTCTGAGACAGAGGGACCAGACGGAGAAGACCCCCACTGGCACCTTCAGTAGAGACTCTCTGTTGAAGTACTGGGAGAAGGAGACCAAGAGGATactggaggatgagagaggggaagCCAGCAGTCCCAAACAG GATGACGATGACGATGCTGAAAAGAGCGAGGAAGAATGTGTGACAGAAAGCAACAGCGAAGCAGAGGAGGATGACGAGAACAAGAAAGAAAATAAAGAttatgaagaggaagaggaggaggagagtgaggaagaggaagctgaaacagaggatgaggaggataaAGAGGAGCCAGAAGAGGAAAGGCCTGAAGCAGCGCCCCCAAAGGATCCTGGTCCTCCATCACCGCTGTCAGTGGTCATCTCCTCCCCTAGCCTCCTGAGACCCCCAAGGGTGGAGCCTATGAGACTAACCCCGCCCCCACCTCCACTTGACCCCAACGCCGATGGCAACCCAACAGTTGTCGACGAGGCCCTGGAAAGAGTCCTTAATAACGACCCTGAGCTCAAAGAGGTCAACCTCAACAACATCGAGGACATCTCACAGGACACTCTAATCCAGTTCGCTGAGGCACTGCGCTCCAACACACACGTGTGTGTCTTTAGCCTGGCCAACACGCATGCTGATGACCCAGTGGCGCTGGCCATTGCCAAGACGCTGTGCGAAAACACCTCCATCGTCAGCCTGAACATCGAGTCCAACTATGTGACAGGGAAAGGGGTTCTGGCTATGGTTCAGGCTCTGCCTAGCAATAGCACCCTGACTGAGCTACGCTTCCACAACCAGAGACACATGTGTGGAGGACAG gtggagatggagatggtgaagGTTCTGAGGGAGAACCACGCCCTGATCAAGCTGGGTTACCAGTTCCACCTTCCAGGCCCCCGGATGAGCATGACAGGCATCCTGACCCGTAACATGGACCGTCAGAGACAGAAACGCCTGCAAGAGCAGAGACAGAACCAGCAGGCGGGGCCAGAGGGGGCCATTAACCCCCGTACCACTGCTCTGTTGAAGGCCACTCCGGGTTCTTCGCCCTACGGTTCCCCGCGGGTGTCTCCTTGGCAATCCCCCAAACTCCCCAAAAAACAGACCCCTCCTGCTCCCCCGCCGCCTCCCCCGCcgcctcccccacctcctcctccacccccttcaCTGCCCTGCCAGCCCCCGGCAGAGAAGAAGAAGCCGACTAGGAAGATAGCGGAGGTGATCAGGCTCCACGAGGAGGTCGTTAAGAAgcaagggaaagggaaggggaagAAGGGGAAGAAAGGACTGAAAGAGACCAACAGTATCTTGAAGGAGCTGAAGAACGCTCTGCGGCCAGTGGCAGAGAACAGAGACCAGGAGCACAGCAGGCCACCCACTCCACTGCGCTCCTCACACGACCAGCTCATGGACTCCATCCGCAATGCCAGTGTCCGCTCCCTCAGAAag GTGGAAGTTCCACAGAGGAAGTTTGTCTTTGTCCCTGATGAAGAGACTAGCTGA